The Spiroplasma citri genome has a segment encoding these proteins:
- a CDS encoding pentapeptide repeat-containing protein: protein MKTLQDLIKDLTDITVEQNKINEYLSREFLDLRDAKLQGTNLQDADLTDI from the coding sequence ATGAAAACATTACAAGATTTAATTAAAGATTTAACAGATATTACTGTTGAACAAAATAAAATAAATGAATATTTAAGCAGAGAATTTTTAGATTTACGAGATGCTAAATTACAAGGTACTAATTTACAAGATGCTGATTTAACAGATATTTAA